In Leptospira inadai serovar Lyme str. 10, a single genomic region encodes these proteins:
- a CDS encoding TetR/AcrR family transcriptional regulator: MIPAKVSTRERILNESRKLFFAKGYETTSIQDILSALDIAKGTFYHHFQSKEELLEEIAVKFAQEAHSTMQAEIGDLGNEGTGLDKIRRALIVTHNWKKGKAEEIRFLLESLFSAGNLQLRDKIHRKSVDLSFPLFVSLTLEGQQDGSLQSKLRADHLTSIIFDLSDALGERVAFFLLGKSKESDDEIYELMLSYHKTIEGLLGCPEGGLDYFDRNEWTELSKLFRKPEPIAESFSEPTPLVANAS, from the coding sequence ATGATTCCAGCTAAAGTTTCCACAAGAGAAAGAATTCTTAACGAATCCAGAAAGCTATTCTTTGCCAAAGGATACGAAACAACATCGATCCAGGATATTCTCTCCGCACTTGATATCGCGAAGGGTACGTTTTATCACCACTTTCAATCAAAGGAAGAATTATTGGAAGAGATTGCAGTAAAGTTTGCTCAAGAAGCTCACTCTACAATGCAAGCGGAGATCGGGGACCTTGGAAACGAGGGAACAGGATTGGATAAAATTCGGAGAGCCTTGATCGTGACTCATAATTGGAAGAAAGGGAAAGCGGAGGAAATTCGGTTCTTATTGGAATCGCTCTTTTCGGCGGGCAACCTTCAATTGAGAGACAAGATTCATAGAAAATCCGTCGATCTTAGTTTTCCGCTTTTCGTGTCCTTAACGTTGGAAGGCCAACAAGACGGCTCCTTGCAAAGCAAGTTAAGAGCGGACCATTTAACTTCCATCATCTTTGATCTTTCCGATGCGTTAGGAGAAAGAGTCGCTTTCTTCCTTTTAGGAAAGAGCAAAGAGAGCGACGATGAGATATACGAGCTAATGCTTTCGTATCATAAAACGATCGAAGGATTGCTCGGATGTCCGGAAGGCGGATTGGATTATTTCGATCGAAACGAATGGACGGAGTTATCAAAATTATTTAGAAAACCCGAACCAATCGCTGAAAGTTTCTCGGAACCCACTCCATTAGTGGCGAATGCCAGTTAA
- a CDS encoding iron chaperone, with translation MLLYALVPTLPRIDWETPIDSGIEDYIKRSSEIRKSRMQELLDFMRTEYPDLRESLKYKMPTFERNGKSISFANQKNYLSIYFPEESYVRAFRAKASGIASGKTCINLKDKDKVPMVYLKTLLKKALADKSKRN, from the coding sequence ATGCTACTCTATGCTCTTGTTCCTACCCTTCCTAGAATCGATTGGGAAACTCCGATCGATTCCGGAATTGAAGATTATATTAAGCGGTCGTCCGAAATTCGGAAAAGTAGAATGCAGGAATTACTCGATTTTATGCGAACCGAATATCCCGACCTTCGAGAAAGTCTGAAATATAAGATGCCTACTTTTGAAAGGAACGGAAAAAGTATTTCTTTTGCGAACCAGAAGAACTATCTCTCCATTTACTTTCCGGAAGAATCCTATGTTAGAGCGTTCCGTGCAAAAGCTAGCGGTATTGCCAGCGGAAAAACCTGTATCAACTTAAAAGACAAAGATAAGGTTCCGATGGTCTATCTGAAAACCTTACTAAAGAAGGCTCTTGCGGATAAATCGAAACGAAACTGA